The Clostridioides difficile genome has a segment encoding these proteins:
- a CDS encoding sugar ABC transporter substrate-binding protein, producing the protein MIKLKKILSLAMVAVLSTSLLAGCTKKEESKGKDGKEKLVVWSAPLTDHDADAWKPILEKFEKENNCEIEFQIVPWDNYAEKYATAISAGEGPDIGYMYAEMFPQFIEMGAVEDLTPYLEKSGTSDNYLYLDNAKMMGGIYGLPIEAANPGVLYYNKDILEKLGEKAPKTWEDFKRICEKATKDTDGDGKIDQWGLAQGWGSKVFGSLNWNWYPYLWQAGGDIYNDDLKSVKFNNEEGLKAANFINDMKKYIPDNALSKDSNEMVESVFGPGKAAFTIMLSSAATSTFDKSFPDLNWGYVTSLEDKTVGSFASVDDLTLMSACKNKELGFKLLEYMLSKDSMEAFHKEIPRAPVAKGEKYQGDPRFEEMVTKDKNMYRPLTVGPHGVEIYEHLWKQLQMMIAGDKTPEQALNESAKYANELLAQ; encoded by the coding sequence ATGATTAAGCTAAAAAAAATTCTTTCTTTAGCAATGGTTGCTGTTTTATCAACATCACTTCTTGCTGGATGTACAAAAAAAGAAGAATCTAAAGGCAAAGATGGCAAAGAAAAATTAGTTGTATGGTCTGCACCGTTAACAGATCATGATGCAGATGCATGGAAACCAATACTTGAGAAATTTGAAAAGGAAAATAACTGTGAAATTGAATTTCAAATAGTACCATGGGATAATTATGCAGAAAAATATGCTACTGCAATCAGTGCAGGTGAGGGGCCAGATATAGGATATATGTATGCAGAAATGTTTCCCCAATTTATAGAAATGGGAGCAGTTGAAGATTTAACTCCTTATTTAGAAAAATCAGGAACTTCAGATAATTATTTATACTTAGATAATGCAAAAATGATGGGTGGAATTTACGGTTTACCTATAGAAGCTGCTAATCCAGGTGTATTATACTATAATAAAGATATACTAGAAAAATTAGGAGAAAAAGCTCCTAAAACATGGGAAGATTTTAAAAGAATATGTGAAAAAGCAACAAAAGATACTGATGGAGATGGAAAAATTGATCAATGGGGTCTTGCACAAGGTTGGGGTTCTAAAGTGTTTGGTAGTTTAAACTGGAACTGGTATCCATATCTATGGCAAGCTGGTGGAGATATATATAATGATGATTTAAAATCAGTTAAATTTAATAATGAAGAAGGATTGAAAGCTGCAAACTTTATAAATGATATGAAAAAATATATACCAGATAATGCTTTATCAAAAGACAGTAATGAAATGGTTGAAAGTGTATTTGGGCCAGGAAAAGCTGCATTTACTATAATGCTTTCTTCTGCTGCTACAAGTACTTTTGATAAATCATTCCCAGACTTAAACTGGGGATATGTAACTTCATTAGAAGATAAAACAGTTGGTAGTTTTGCTTCAGTAGATGATTTAACATTAATGTCAGCATGTAAAAACAAAGAACTTGGTTTTAAACTTCTTGAATATATGTTAAGTAAAGACTCAATGGAAGCTTTCCATAAAGAGATACCAAGAGCACCAGTTGCTAAAGGTGAAAAATATCAAGGAGACCCAAGATTTGAAGAAATGGTAACAAAAGATAAAAATATGTACAGACCATTAACAGTTGGACCTCATGGAGTAGAAATATATGAACACTTATGGAAACAACTTCAAATGATGATAGCTGGAGACAAAACTCCAGAACAAGCGCTAAATGAATCTGCAAAATATGCAAATGAATTATTAGCACAATAG
- a CDS encoding sigma-E processing peptidase SpoIIGA, whose translation MVYIEYYVIENLVINYIIISCTSILTKKYNPRKNKLLGASLGGVYSVAYLYPSMNILFTVPFKIIIMSIITLISFRTKSKKDYAHVALVFYLVNIFISGSTYFVIYFTGISHLKISFLIACTYVSCELLKYIYKDLKMLKYINELTKTININLLEKSFCCKALVDSGNLLKDPISQSDVIIVKSSVLEGLIPENLLNINYEDIDMKKAQEIICSLDDKTSGRVRIIPYKHAGSNKTSIIIGLKADYVEVDEQKIGNIILGISNFNDREYGAIMNPNILPGF comes from the coding sequence ATGGTGTATATTGAGTACTATGTTATAGAAAACCTAGTAATAAATTATATTATTATAAGTTGTACTTCTATTCTTACTAAAAAATATAATCCTAGAAAAAATAAGTTGCTGGGGGCTAGTTTAGGAGGAGTCTACTCTGTTGCTTATTTATACCCGTCAATGAATATACTATTTACAGTGCCATTTAAAATAATAATCATGAGTATTATAACTTTAATTTCATTTAGGACTAAGAGCAAAAAAGATTATGCTCATGTAGCATTAGTTTTTTATTTAGTAAATATTTTTATTTCTGGAAGTACTTATTTTGTAATTTATTTTACAGGAATAAGCCATTTGAAAATATCTTTTTTAATTGCATGTACTTATGTGAGTTGTGAACTATTAAAGTACATTTACAAAGACTTGAAGATGCTTAAATACATCAATGAGCTTACGAAAACTATAAATATAAATTTATTAGAAAAAAGCTTTTGCTGTAAGGCCTTAGTGGATAGTGGAAATTTATTAAAAGACCCAATAAGCCAAAGTGATGTAATAATAGTTAAATCAAGTGTACTAGAAGGATTGATTCCAGAAAATCTATTAAATATTAACTATGAAGATATAGATATGAAAAAAGCTCAGGAAATTATATGTAGTTTAGATGACAAAACTTCAGGGAGAGTGAGAATAATACCTTATAAGCATGCTGGAAGTAATAAGACAAGCATAATAATTGGTCTAAAAGCTGATTATGTAGAGGTAGATGAGCAAAAGATAGGAAATATAATACTTGGTATTTCAAATTTCAATGATAGAGAATATGGGGCAATAATGAATCCAAATATATTGCCTGGATTCTAG